The Bryobacteraceae bacterium genome includes a window with the following:
- the fumA gene encoding fumarate hydratase class I — MQFLRDSLIELITQTSVNLPPDVRAAMGLALEREQPGTQSHQALSIMALNTDMAQEDEGPICQDTGMPTFFVHTPVGVNQMQIAAAIREAVAEATRRGKLRPNSVDSITGKNSGDNLGPETPVIHFEQHERDDIEIRLILKGGGCENKNIQYSLPCELPRLGRANRDLEGVKKCILHAVWQAQGQGCAPGALGVCIGSDRAHGYHLAKMQLLRTLDDVNPDPVLAKLEAEIMEEANKLGIGAMGLGGGVALIGCKICAANRLPASFFVSVAYDCWAFRRLGVRLDASSGAITEWLYRDPSRPVEKLAKDSGFPLTGREIVLTPPLTTEQMRALKVGDVVLIRGEMFTGRDAVHAYLMKHEPPVSLKGAILYHCGPVMLKMGETWQVKAAGPTTSSREEPYQAEVLRRYGVKAVVGKGGMGKKTSEGLKECGAVYLHAIGGAAQFYARTVKKVLGVHLLEFGIPEAMWHLLVEDFLAVVTMDAHGNSLHAEVEEATGAKLAEAKI, encoded by the coding sequence ATGCAGTTTCTCAGGGACAGTCTCATCGAGCTGATCACGCAGACATCGGTCAACCTGCCTCCGGACGTGCGCGCCGCCATGGGGCTGGCGCTCGAGCGCGAGCAGCCGGGCACGCAGTCGCATCAGGCGCTGTCGATCATGGCGCTGAACACGGACATGGCGCAGGAGGACGAAGGCCCGATCTGCCAGGACACGGGCATGCCGACGTTTTTCGTGCACACGCCCGTGGGGGTGAACCAGATGCAGATCGCGGCGGCGATCCGCGAAGCGGTGGCCGAGGCGACGCGCCGCGGCAAGCTGCGGCCGAACAGCGTGGACTCGATCACGGGGAAGAACTCGGGCGACAACCTCGGACCGGAGACGCCGGTGATCCACTTCGAGCAGCACGAGCGGGACGACATCGAGATCCGGCTGATCCTGAAGGGGGGCGGGTGCGAGAACAAGAACATCCAGTACTCGCTGCCGTGCGAGCTGCCGCGGCTGGGCCGGGCCAACCGCGACCTGGAGGGCGTGAAGAAGTGCATCCTGCACGCCGTGTGGCAGGCGCAGGGGCAGGGCTGCGCGCCGGGCGCGCTGGGCGTCTGCATCGGATCGGACCGCGCGCACGGCTACCATCTGGCGAAGATGCAGCTGCTGCGGACGCTGGATGACGTGAACCCGGACCCGGTGCTGGCGAAGCTCGAGGCCGAAATCATGGAGGAGGCCAACAAGCTGGGCATCGGCGCGATGGGCCTGGGGGGAGGCGTGGCGCTGATCGGGTGCAAGATCTGTGCGGCGAACCGGCTGCCGGCGTCGTTCTTCGTCTCGGTGGCCTACGACTGCTGGGCGTTCCGGCGGCTGGGCGTGCGGCTGGACGCCTCGAGCGGGGCGATCACGGAGTGGCTGTACCGCGATCCGTCGCGCCCGGTGGAGAAGCTGGCGAAAGACAGCGGCTTCCCGCTGACCGGGCGCGAGATCGTGCTGACGCCGCCGCTGACCACGGAGCAGATGCGGGCGCTGAAGGTGGGCGACGTGGTGCTGATCCGCGGCGAGATGTTCACGGGGCGCGATGCGGTGCATGCCTACCTGATGAAGCACGAGCCGCCGGTCAGCCTGAAGGGCGCGATTCTGTACCACTGCGGTCCGGTGATGCTGAAGATGGGCGAGACGTGGCAGGTGAAGGCGGCGGGGCCGACGACGTCGAGCCGCGAGGAGCCGTATCAGGCCGAGGTGCTGCGCCGCTACGGGGTGAAAGCCGTGGTCGGCAAGGGCGGCATGGGGAAGAAGACGTCGGAAGGGCTGAAGGAATGCGGCGCGGTGTATCTGCACGCCATCGGCGGCGCGGCGCAGTTCTATGCGCGCACGGTGAAGAAGGTGCTGGGGGTGCACCTGCTCGAGTTCGGCATTCCGGAAGCGATGTGGCACCTGCTGGTGGAAGACTTCCTCGCCGTGGTCACCATGGACGCGCACGGCAATTCGCTGCACGCGGAGGTGGAGGAAGCCACGGGCGCGAAGCTGGCGGAAGCGAAGATCTGA
- the ssb gene encoding single-stranded DNA-binding protein, whose amino-acid sequence MANRSVNKVILIGHLGRDAETRYTTSGVPVTRFTLATNRRVKDPATGEWKDETDWHNVTVWRQENLGQYLTKGKQVYVEGRLQTRSYDDRDSGQKRYFTEVVAEEIFLLGSRGEGAGEPYEGAPRATGAPKPRPEPSADEPDLSGPITDDDVPF is encoded by the coding sequence ATGGCCAACCGCAGCGTCAACAAGGTCATCCTCATCGGGCACCTCGGCCGCGACGCCGAAACCCGTTACACCACATCCGGCGTGCCTGTCACCCGCTTCACTCTCGCCACCAACCGCCGCGTGAAAGACCCCGCCACCGGCGAGTGGAAGGACGAAACCGATTGGCACAACGTCACCGTCTGGCGCCAGGAGAATCTCGGCCAGTACCTCACCAAGGGCAAGCAGGTTTACGTCGAGGGGCGCCTGCAGACGCGCAGCTACGACGACCGCGACTCCGGGCAGAAGCGCTACTTCACCGAGGTCGTGGCCGAAGAGATCTTCCTCCTCGGTTCCCGCGGTGAAGGAGCAGGCGAGCCCTACGAGGGAGCCCCGCGCGCCACAGGCGCTCCAAAGCCGCGTCCGGAGCCTTCCGCCGACGAGCCCGACCTCTCCGGTCCCATCACCGACGACGACGTCCCGTTCTGA